A genome region from Archaeoglobus fulgidus DSM 4304 includes the following:
- a CDS encoding DUF2080 family transposase-associated protein: MRRIEIVKDKLLLTDEVEVVYEKRVTPFGTSAKVSVPKKHIGQRAYVIILKD; this comes from the coding sequence ATGAGGAGGATTGAGATAGTCAAGGATAAGCTTTTGCTCACAGATGAGGTGGAGGTTGTGTACGAGAAGAGGGTAACTCCCTTCGGAACTTCAGCCAAGGTCAGCGTTCCAAAAAAGCATATTGGACAGAGAGCTTATGTTATAATCCTCAAAGATTGA
- a CDS encoding fumarylacetoacetate hydrolase family protein, with protein MLGRFVANGRIYEGSFEIDGELLVFDGYEVPLTAVKFLPPVVPSKIIAVGLNYIDHAEELNMPVPEEPILFMKPSTAVIGHDDCIILPQISQRVDYEGELAVVIAEDCRNVPETNAADYILGYTCFNDVTARDLQAKDGQWTRAKSFDTFAPLGPYIAEIDDPSKLGIQTRVNGKVVQKSNTSNLIFDVFQLVSFVSSVMTLKAGDVIATGTPAGVGMLKDGDVVEVEIEKIGILRNTAVKIDRQIRCEC; from the coding sequence ATGCTCGGAAGGTTTGTTGCCAACGGAAGGATTTACGAGGGAAGTTTTGAGATTGATGGCGAGCTTCTTGTCTTCGACGGTTATGAGGTTCCCTTAACGGCTGTGAAGTTCCTTCCTCCAGTCGTTCCGTCAAAAATCATCGCAGTAGGTTTGAACTACATCGACCACGCTGAGGAGCTCAATATGCCGGTCCCTGAGGAGCCGATACTCTTCATGAAGCCCTCAACTGCTGTTATCGGCCACGATGACTGCATAATCCTGCCCCAAATTTCGCAGAGAGTTGATTACGAGGGAGAGCTGGCGGTTGTGATAGCGGAGGATTGCAGAAACGTTCCCGAAACTAATGCAGCGGACTACATTCTCGGCTACACCTGCTTCAATGACGTCACAGCGAGGGATTTGCAGGCGAAGGACGGGCAGTGGACGAGGGCGAAGAGCTTCGACACCTTCGCTCCTCTCGGCCCCTACATCGCCGAAATTGACGACCCCTCGAAGCTGGGAATTCAGACAAGAGTTAATGGCAAGGTGGTGCAGAAATCAAACACCTCAAATCTGATATTCGACGTCTTCCAGCTCGTTTCCTTCGTTTCCTCAGTGATGACTCTCAAAGCCGGGGATGTCATTGCAACCGGCACGCCCGCTGGTGTTGGGATGCTGAAAGATGGAGATGTTGTTGAAGTTGAGATTGAAAAGATAGGTATCCTTCGAAACACTGCCGTGAAAATTGACAGACAGATTCGATGTGAGTGCTGA
- a CDS encoding HIT family protein → MERIFAPWRIRYVLAPKPKECVFCTAPKENRDRENLILYRGKTCYVIMNRNPYNPGHVMVNPYRHIPSIEDMTEEEIVEAMKLVRLSLKAIREVMNPDGFNVGVNIGKVAGAGIAAHLHIHVVPRWNGDTSFMPVLADVQVIPEALEETYDKLYPAFHKH, encoded by the coding sequence ATGGAGAGAATTTTTGCTCCTTGGAGAATAAGATACGTTCTCGCTCCAAAGCCGAAAGAATGCGTTTTCTGCACCGCTCCTAAGGAGAACAGAGACAGGGAGAACCTGATACTCTACAGGGGCAAAACCTGCTACGTCATAATGAACCGAAATCCCTACAATCCCGGTCACGTGATGGTCAATCCCTACCGCCACATTCCATCCATCGAAGACATGACGGAAGAGGAGATTGTGGAGGCCATGAAGCTCGTCAGGCTCTCGCTGAAGGCAATAAGGGAAGTAATGAACCCTGATGGCTTCAATGTGGGGGTGAACATAGGCAAGGTTGCAGGGGCTGGAATTGCCGCCCACCTCCACATTCACGTCGTGCCGAGGTGGAATGGCGATACGTCCTTCATGCCTGTCTTGGCGGACGTGCAGGTCATTCCAGAGGCCTTGGAGGAGACCTATGACAAGTTATACCCCGCGTTTCATAAACACTGA
- a CDS encoding cobalamin-dependent protein (Presence of a B(12) (cobalamin)-binding domain implies dependence on cobalamin itself, in one of its several forms, or in some unusual lineages, dependence on a cobalamin-like analog.) yields the protein MRLLEAQLTRKIRVIVAKPGLDGHDRGAKVVARALRDAGFEVIYTGIRRTPEEIAETALQEDADVVGLSILSGAHLELTPMVIEELRKRGLEPNRDVLVIVGGIVPEEDVPKLKEMGVAKVFGPGTPLNEIIDFIRAEVPKLKR from the coding sequence GTGAGGCTTTTGGAGGCTCAGCTTACGAGGAAAATCAGGGTTATTGTTGCCAAGCCCGGCCTTGATGGTCATGACAGGGGGGCAAAGGTTGTTGCCAGAGCTTTGAGGGATGCGGGCTTTGAGGTTATATACACGGGCATTAGAAGAACTCCTGAGGAAATCGCTGAAACCGCACTGCAGGAGGACGCTGATGTTGTTGGGTTGAGCATTCTGAGCGGGGCTCACCTTGAACTCACGCCGATGGTCATTGAAGAGCTGAGGAAGAGGGGTCTGGAGCCGAACAGGGATGTACTCGTCATTGTAGGGGGCATCGTTCCAGAAGAGGACGTGCCAAAGCTCAAGGAGATGGGTGTGGCGAAGGTCTTCGGGCCCGGCACTCCGCTGAACGAGATAATTGATTTTATCAGGGCCGAGGTGCCCAAGTTAAAGAGGTGA
- a CDS encoding ISNCY-like element ISA1214-6 family transposase, with the protein MNVRITKKMVRELLEVLDEIVEEIRQEEKEKYPYAEWERKREIVKERLRKLPKYVREAVSAIRIEKRVGRPKKVDLEKRVMLFLFARLINKSNRDVEELLELFEPLFGIRVSYKTIERLYSDEEVRMALHNLFILLLKDEGVSGEFSGDGTGYSLAITKHYRSNPKKKGKDFRYVFRIIDLETGMYVGFGYSAKSEKDAFEKAMKMLKSMGVKVNSISLDKYYSTRKTLRMFDAETSVYVIPKRNLSRIGFDWLRVIERIVEMPYRFLKRYFKRNLSEAGFSADKRRFGWLIRQRREDRREMALFAVGLWHNIFAVRVMR; encoded by the coding sequence GTGAACGTGAGAATAACGAAGAAGATGGTAAGAGAACTTCTGGAGGTTCTGGATGAGATAGTTGAGGAGATAAGACAGGAGGAGAAGGAGAAATATCCCTATGCTGAATGGGAGAGGAAGAGGGAAATTGTCAAGGAAAGGCTGAGAAAACTTCCTAAATACGTTAGAGAGGCTGTTTCTGCGATCAGAATTGAGAAAAGAGTAGGAAGGCCAAAGAAAGTTGATCTGGAGAAGAGAGTTATGCTTTTCCTGTTTGCAAGACTGATAAATAAGTCGAACAGGGATGTTGAAGAGCTGCTTGAGTTATTCGAGCCTTTGTTTGGAATCAGGGTGAGCTACAAGACGATAGAAAGATTGTACTCGGATGAAGAGGTAAGGATGGCCTTGCACAACCTCTTCATTCTTTTGTTGAAGGATGAAGGAGTATCAGGAGAATTTTCAGGAGATGGAACAGGTTACAGCTTAGCCATCACTAAGCACTATCGAAGCAATCCGAAGAAGAAAGGTAAAGATTTCCGATACGTTTTCAGGATAATCGATCTTGAAACGGGAATGTACGTTGGATTTGGTTATTCTGCAAAATCTGAGAAGGATGCCTTCGAGAAGGCGATGAAGATGCTCAAAAGCATGGGAGTGAAGGTAAACTCGATTTCTCTGGATAAGTATTACAGCACAAGGAAGACTTTAAGGATGTTTGATGCTGAGACATCTGTCTACGTCATTCCAAAGCGAAATCTTTCCAGAATTGGATTTGATTGGTTGAGAGTTATTGAGAGGATTGTTGAAATGCCTTACAGGTTTCTGAAGAGATATTTTAAGAGAAATCTGAGCGAGGCAGGTTTTTCTGCTGATAAGAGGAGATTTGGATGGTTGATAAGGCAGAGGAGGGAGGACAGGAGGGAGATGGCTTTGTTTGCTGTCGGGCTTTGGCACAACATATTTGCTGTGAGGGTGATGAGGTAA
- a CDS encoding acyl-CoA mutase large subunit family protein, which yields MNKKEWEEKYVKPLLERSPERKKEFKTSSGIVVDRLYTPEDVEIDYENKLGYPGVYPFTRGVYPTMYRGRLWTMRQYAGFGTAEETNRRYRYLLEQGQTGLSVAFDLPTQIGYDSDHPMALGEVGKVGVAIDTIEDMEILFNGIPLGKVSTSMTINSTCAQILSMYVAVAEKQGVERANLRGTVQNDMLKEYIARGTYIFPPEPSLRLATDIIMFCAKEMPKWNSISISGYHMEEAGATPVQEVAFTLADGITYVEKVIERGMDVDSFAPRLSFFFAAGNNFLEEIAKFRAARRLWARIMKERFNAKNPRSMMLRFHVQTAGCTLTAQQPENNIVRVALQALAAVLGGCQSLHTNSFDEALCLPTEKAVRIALRTQQIIAEESGVADVVDPLGGSYYIEWLTDRIEEEAMKYIEKIDEMGGMIKAIESGYVQREIQKSAYEKQKAIDEGEITVVGVNKYQIEEEIQIELLRVDKAVVEKQIRRLQEFRKNRDAKKVEEALDRLRKAAEKEDENLMPYVLDAVKARATLGEMTDALRDVFGEFRAPEIF from the coding sequence ATGAACAAGAAGGAGTGGGAGGAGAAGTACGTAAAGCCTCTCCTCGAAAGATCCCCCGAAAGGAAGAAGGAGTTCAAAACATCCTCGGGCATAGTGGTTGACCGCCTCTACACGCCTGAGGATGTGGAGATTGATTACGAGAACAAGCTGGGCTATCCCGGAGTTTACCCCTTCACGAGGGGAGTCTATCCCACAATGTATAGGGGAAGGCTCTGGACGATGAGGCAGTATGCTGGCTTTGGCACTGCCGAGGAGACTAACAGAAGATATCGCTACCTGCTTGAGCAGGGACAGACGGGGTTAAGCGTTGCCTTCGACCTGCCGACACAGATAGGCTACGACTCCGACCATCCAATGGCCCTTGGCGAAGTCGGGAAGGTTGGAGTCGCCATAGACACCATTGAGGACATGGAGATTCTTTTCAACGGCATCCCGTTGGGGAAAGTTTCGACCTCAATGACCATCAACTCCACCTGCGCCCAGATTCTCAGCATGTATGTGGCCGTTGCGGAAAAGCAGGGGGTTGAGAGGGCGAATTTGAGGGGAACGGTGCAGAACGACATGCTTAAGGAGTACATCGCCCGTGGCACCTACATCTTCCCGCCCGAGCCGTCGTTGAGGCTTGCAACTGACATAATCATGTTCTGTGCAAAAGAGATGCCCAAGTGGAACTCCATTAGCATTTCAGGCTACCACATGGAGGAGGCTGGAGCCACGCCCGTTCAGGAGGTTGCCTTTACCCTTGCCGACGGCATCACCTACGTTGAGAAGGTTATAGAGAGAGGCATGGATGTTGACAGCTTCGCTCCAAGGCTGAGCTTTTTCTTTGCTGCAGGAAACAACTTCCTTGAGGAGATTGCTAAGTTCAGGGCTGCAAGAAGGCTTTGGGCGAGGATAATGAAGGAGAGGTTCAACGCGAAGAATCCGAGGTCCATGATGCTTCGCTTCCACGTTCAAACCGCTGGTTGTACACTGACGGCACAGCAGCCCGAAAACAACATTGTGAGAGTTGCTCTGCAGGCTTTAGCTGCGGTGCTTGGCGGATGTCAGTCTCTGCACACCAACAGCTTTGACGAAGCTCTCTGCCTGCCAACTGAAAAGGCTGTGAGGATTGCTCTGAGAACGCAGCAGATTATTGCTGAAGAGAGCGGTGTTGCTGACGTCGTTGACCCGCTGGGCGGGAGCTACTACATTGAATGGCTTACGGACAGAATAGAGGAGGAGGCAATGAAGTACATTGAGAAGATAGACGAGATGGGAGGAATGATTAAGGCGATTGAGAGCGGTTACGTGCAGAGGGAGATTCAGAAGTCCGCCTACGAGAAGCAGAAGGCCATTGACGAGGGAGAGATTACTGTAGTTGGAGTGAACAAGTATCAGATTGAGGAGGAGATACAGATTGAGCTACTGAGAGTTGACAAAGCAGTGGTGGAGAAGCAGATAAGGAGGTTGCAGGAGTTCAGGAAGAACAGAGATGCGAAGAAGGTGGAGGAGGCTCTTGACAGGCTCAGAAAGGCTGCAGAGAAAGAGGATGAGAATTTAATGCCCTACGTTCTTGATGCTGTGAAGGCGAGAGCAACGCTGGGTGAGATGACTGACGCCTTAAGAGATGTTTTCGGGGAGTTCAGGGCTCCCGAGATTTTCTGA
- a CDS encoding PIN domain-containing protein, with protein MDFVKALHNFYDEIYVVQDSRDLELIKSVAEKYKSLPNDALIAATCKHYGIKKIATFDEDFRRVDFLEVVGL; from the coding sequence ATGGATTTTGTAAAAGCTCTACATAATTTTTATGATGAAATTTACGTTGTTCAAGATTCGAGGGACTTGGAGTTAATTAAATCTGTCGCAGAGAAGTATAAATCACTCCCAAACGACGCCCTAATCGCTGCCACATGCAAACATTACGGCATCAAAAAGATAGCCACCTTCGATGAGGATTTCAGGAGGGTTGACTTTCTGGAGGTTGTTGGGCTTTAG
- a CDS encoding antitoxin family protein, which produces MPKIIEAVYENGVFKPLQKVDLKEGERVKIKLELKVEPIDLGEPVSVEEIKKIRDGTWMSS; this is translated from the coding sequence ATGCCAAAAATCATCGAAGCTGTTTACGAAAACGGAGTCTTCAAGCCTTTGCAGAAGGTTGATTTAAAGGAGGGGGAGAGAGTGAAGATTAAACTCGAACTAAAAGTAGAACCCATAGATTTGGGTGAACCTGTTTCCGTTGAAGAAATAAAGAAAATCAGGGATGGGACATGGATGTCTTCGTAG
- the valS gene encoding valine--tRNA ligase: MEIRKDYDAHEVEEKWLKLWKDEMYYFDWNSEKPHYIIDTPPPYPTGSFHIGHALNWCIIDFIARYKRMNGYEVMFPQGWDCHGLPTEVKVEEKYGIKKGDIPRDEFRRLCVEFTEENIAKMRETARRMGYSIDWSKEYITMYPEYYSKTQLSFVRMYNKGLIYRDYHPVVFCPRCETTIALAEIEYRQGKTKLNYIKFDDDVIIATTRPELIPACVAIAVHPDDERNKHLIGKKVRVPTTPYEVEVIADEEVDPEFGTGVVMICTFGDRQDVKWWKKHKLELRNIVGRDGRLNEKAGRYAGMTIPEAREAILEDLKKEGKLLKQVEIDHNVGTCWRCKTPVEIIPAEQWFVKVEKEKILEAAKRIKWVPEHMYSRLESWVQSMEWDWVISRQRIFATPIPAWYCKNCGEVVVAKEEWLPVDPTATQPPEPCPKCGSTEFRGETDVLDTWMDSSITPLMICGWPSLKEYPTHLRPQGHDIIRTWAFYTILRSLALEGQIPWYEIVINGMVFGEDGRKMSKSLGNVIVPEEVVEKYGVDALRQWAASGVIGDDIIFNWKDVIAASRFQQKFWSITRFTLMHISDYTPSEEDKKLLRDADRWILSKLNRLVGEVRKHMDEYRFDEAIKAIRTFTWYEYADNYLEIVKNRLYSGSEEEKRAAKFVLSYALDVLTRLLAPITPFMAEECWSHFREGSVHLQSYPVVEEEFLDERAEKAGEEIKEIVAAVRKFKHDKGLALNAPLKKLIVYSKLDGLDVRDIAGATNSEVEIVTEMPEVRERVKELKPKFAIIGPMFREKAKTLIKAVGSLSKEEKERLLKEGAIQVNLDGASVEVKAEWFEAVTEKSIEGREVEMLETANSVVFVEV; the protein is encoded by the coding sequence ATGGAAATCAGGAAGGACTATGACGCTCATGAGGTTGAGGAGAAGTGGCTGAAGCTGTGGAAGGACGAGATGTATTACTTTGACTGGAATTCCGAAAAGCCTCACTACATAATCGACACTCCTCCCCCATACCCCACAGGCTCCTTCCACATCGGCCATGCCCTCAACTGGTGCATTATCGATTTTATTGCAAGATACAAGAGAATGAACGGCTACGAAGTCATGTTCCCTCAGGGCTGGGACTGCCATGGCCTTCCGACCGAGGTTAAGGTGGAGGAGAAGTATGGCATAAAGAAGGGTGATATTCCAAGAGATGAGTTCAGAAGGCTCTGCGTGGAGTTTACAGAGGAGAACATTGCAAAGATGAGGGAGACAGCGAGAAGGATGGGCTACAGCATCGACTGGAGCAAGGAGTACATCACGATGTATCCCGAATACTACTCAAAAACGCAGCTCTCCTTCGTCAGAATGTACAATAAGGGGCTGATTTACAGGGATTATCACCCCGTCGTTTTCTGTCCCCGCTGCGAAACCACCATCGCTCTTGCAGAGATAGAGTACAGGCAGGGGAAGACGAAGCTGAACTACATAAAGTTCGATGATGACGTTATCATTGCCACAACTCGCCCAGAGCTTATTCCCGCCTGCGTTGCCATCGCAGTCCATCCAGATGACGAGAGAAATAAGCATCTGATTGGCAAAAAGGTTAGGGTTCCCACCACTCCGTACGAGGTTGAGGTTATAGCGGATGAGGAGGTTGACCCCGAGTTCGGAACGGGAGTGGTGATGATCTGCACCTTCGGAGACAGGCAGGATGTCAAGTGGTGGAAGAAGCACAAACTTGAGCTGAGAAACATTGTTGGGAGAGACGGAAGGCTGAATGAGAAGGCCGGGAGATATGCTGGCATGACCATTCCTGAGGCGAGGGAGGCAATTCTGGAAGACCTCAAGAAGGAGGGGAAGCTGCTGAAGCAGGTTGAGATTGACCACAATGTCGGCACATGCTGGAGGTGCAAAACACCTGTTGAGATTATCCCAGCAGAGCAGTGGTTCGTTAAGGTGGAGAAGGAGAAGATTCTTGAGGCTGCGAAGAGGATTAAGTGGGTTCCAGAGCACATGTACTCAAGGCTGGAAAGCTGGGTTCAGTCGATGGAGTGGGACTGGGTTATAAGCAGGCAGAGGATTTTCGCCACACCCATTCCCGCATGGTACTGCAAGAACTGCGGGGAGGTGGTTGTTGCCAAGGAGGAGTGGCTTCCTGTTGACCCAACGGCAACTCAGCCTCCCGAGCCATGCCCGAAGTGCGGCTCCACAGAGTTCAGGGGAGAGACCGACGTTCTCGACACGTGGATGGATTCCAGCATCACACCTCTGATGATTTGCGGATGGCCCAGCTTGAAAGAGTATCCAACCCACCTCCGCCCTCAGGGACACGACATCATCAGGACGTGGGCCTTCTACACCATTCTGCGCTCCTTAGCATTGGAAGGGCAGATTCCGTGGTATGAGATTGTCATAAACGGAATGGTTTTCGGAGAAGATGGAAGGAAGATGAGCAAAAGCCTCGGAAACGTCATCGTGCCTGAGGAGGTTGTTGAGAAGTATGGAGTGGATGCGCTCCGCCAGTGGGCTGCGAGTGGAGTCATAGGGGATGACATAATATTCAACTGGAAGGATGTCATTGCTGCCAGCAGATTCCAGCAGAAGTTCTGGAGCATCACCCGCTTTACTCTGATGCACATCTCCGACTACACTCCATCTGAGGAGGACAAGAAGCTGCTGAGAGATGCGGACAGGTGGATTCTCTCGAAGCTCAACAGGCTTGTTGGGGAGGTTAGGAAGCACATGGACGAGTACAGGTTTGACGAGGCAATCAAGGCGATAAGGACGTTCACGTGGTATGAGTATGCGGACAACTACCTTGAGATTGTGAAGAACAGGCTTTACTCAGGCAGTGAAGAGGAGAAGAGGGCTGCCAAGTTCGTTCTTAGCTACGCTCTCGATGTTCTGACGAGATTGCTTGCACCAATCACGCCTTTCATGGCGGAAGAGTGCTGGAGCCACTTCAGAGAGGGGAGTGTGCACTTGCAGAGCTATCCAGTCGTTGAGGAGGAGTTTCTGGATGAGAGAGCGGAGAAGGCTGGAGAGGAGATTAAGGAGATTGTTGCTGCAGTTAGAAAGTTCAAGCACGATAAGGGGCTGGCTTTAAACGCCCCCCTCAAGAAGCTGATTGTCTACTCCAAGCTTGACGGTCTTGATGTAAGAGACATTGCAGGGGCGACAAACTCTGAGGTTGAGATTGTTACGGAGATGCCTGAGGTTAGGGAGAGAGTTAAGGAGCTTAAACCAAAGTTTGCCATCATCGGCCCCATGTTCAGGGAAAAGGCGAAGACCCTAATCAAAGCTGTCGGCTCACTCAGCAAGGAAGAAAAGGAGAGGTTGCTGAAGGAGGGGGCGATTCAGGTTAACCTCGATGGAGCGAGCGTTGAGGTTAAGGCTGAGTGGTTTGAGGCGGTGACGGAGAAAAGCATTGAGGGGAGAGAAGTGGAGATGCTTGAAACAGCTAACAGCGTTGTTTTTGTTGAGGTTTGA
- the mmdA gene encoding methylmalonyl-CoA decarboxylase subunit alpha, with amino-acid sequence MRKELVEELYGKKEKIRQMGGKERIERQHEQGKLTARERIELLLDPGSFVEINPFVEKRNTDFGLDKMDLPADGVVTGYGTVDGRPVAVFAQDFTVMGGSLGEMHGFKIAYILDFAMKLGIPVVGLNDSGGARIQEGVDALKGYGDIFYRNTLASGVIPQISVIMGPCAGGAVYSPAIGDFIVMTKNPNCYMFITGPQVIKTVTGEEVSAFDLGGWQAHAMKSGNCHLVAEDDRDAMMLVRRLLSYLPLNNMEDPPVVKTGDDPVRLTPEIYDVLPDDPQKPYDVRDVITAVVDNGELLEIHPYYAPNAVVGFARIDGKSVGIVANNPRHFAGCLDVDSSDKIARFVRFCDAFNIPIITFVDVPGYLPGVQQEYGGIIRHGAKVLYAYSEATVPLVTIILRKAYGGAYLAMGSKHLGADIVYAYPTAEIAVMGPEGAAEIVFRKEIKAAEDPKAMREEKIREYREKFANPYRAAARGYIDDIIDPKYTRVKVVSALRILESKREKLPPKKHGNIPL; translated from the coding sequence ATGAGAAAAGAGCTTGTTGAGGAGCTTTACGGCAAAAAGGAGAAAATCAGGCAGATGGGAGGCAAGGAAAGGATAGAGAGGCAGCATGAACAAGGGAAGCTTACGGCAAGGGAGAGAATTGAACTTCTGCTCGACCCGGGGAGCTTTGTTGAAATCAATCCCTTTGTGGAGAAGAGGAACACCGACTTCGGCCTTGACAAGATGGATTTGCCCGCTGACGGGGTTGTGACGGGCTATGGAACTGTTGACGGCAGACCTGTTGCCGTTTTTGCTCAGGACTTCACGGTGATGGGGGGAAGCTTGGGGGAGATGCACGGCTTCAAGATTGCCTACATTCTGGACTTTGCGATGAAGCTCGGCATTCCCGTTGTGGGGCTGAACGACAGCGGCGGGGCGAGGATTCAGGAGGGAGTTGATGCCCTCAAAGGCTACGGGGACATCTTCTACCGCAACACCTTGGCGAGCGGTGTGATTCCGCAGATAAGCGTGATAATGGGGCCGTGTGCTGGAGGAGCTGTTTACAGCCCCGCAATTGGCGATTTCATCGTCATGACCAAGAATCCTAACTGCTACATGTTCATCACCGGCCCTCAGGTGATTAAGACTGTAACAGGCGAGGAAGTTTCGGCCTTTGATTTGGGAGGATGGCAGGCCCATGCGATGAAGAGCGGCAACTGTCATCTTGTGGCTGAGGATGATAGAGATGCGATGATGCTCGTAAGAAGGCTTCTCAGCTATCTGCCGTTAAACAACATGGAGGACCCGCCTGTTGTGAAGACAGGCGACGACCCTGTCCGCTTAACGCCTGAGATTTACGATGTGCTGCCTGACGACCCGCAGAAGCCCTACGATGTGAGGGATGTGATTACTGCAGTTGTTGACAATGGAGAGCTACTGGAAATCCATCCATACTACGCCCCCAACGCTGTTGTGGGATTTGCGAGGATTGATGGAAAAAGCGTGGGAATCGTTGCCAACAATCCGAGGCACTTTGCAGGCTGCTTAGATGTTGACAGCAGCGACAAGATTGCGAGGTTCGTGAGGTTCTGCGATGCCTTCAACATCCCCATAATCACCTTTGTTGATGTGCCGGGCTACCTGCCGGGAGTGCAGCAGGAGTATGGGGGAATAATAAGGCATGGGGCCAAGGTTCTGTATGCCTACAGCGAGGCAACAGTCCCGCTTGTCACGATTATCCTGAGAAAAGCCTACGGAGGAGCCTATCTGGCTATGGGGAGCAAGCATCTTGGGGCGGACATTGTCTATGCCTATCCAACCGCTGAAATTGCAGTCATGGGGCCTGAGGGGGCTGCGGAGATTGTCTTCAGGAAGGAGATTAAAGCTGCAGAAGACCCGAAGGCCATGAGGGAGGAGAAGATTAGGGAGTACAGGGAGAAGTTCGCCAATCCTTACAGGGCTGCGGCTCGCGGCTACATAGACGATATAATAGACCCCAAGTACACCAGAGTGAAGGTCGTCTCAGCTTTGAGAATTCTGGAGAGCAAAAGGGAGAAGCTCCCACCCAAGAAGCACGGCAACATCCCGCTCTGA
- a CDS encoding biotin/lipoyl-containing protein: protein MKYEVKVQGKKYEVEVEEVSPMVFEVKVNGKKAVIEVKKKFEFKEFEKADIRERRFAERREEARAEVKATGKAITAPMAGVVTKILKKVGEKVKAGETVLIIEAMKMENPIASPEDGEIAEIVVKEGDKVASGDVLVYLK, encoded by the coding sequence ATGAAGTATGAAGTTAAAGTTCAGGGAAAGAAGTACGAGGTGGAGGTTGAGGAAGTCTCCCCCATGGTTTTTGAGGTTAAGGTTAACGGAAAAAAGGCTGTAATTGAGGTGAAGAAGAAGTTCGAGTTTAAGGAGTTCGAGAAGGCCGACATCAGGGAGAGGAGGTTTGCTGAGAGGAGAGAGGAGGCGAGGGCAGAGGTTAAAGCCACGGGTAAGGCAATCACCGCCCCAATGGCTGGTGTTGTGACCAAAATCCTCAAGAAAGTTGGAGAGAAGGTCAAGGCGGGGGAGACCGTGCTGATTATCGAGGCCATGAAGATGGAGAATCCCATCGCATCTCCTGAAGACGGGGAGATTGCGGAAATTGTTGTTAAGGAGGGAGATAAGGTTGCGAGCGGTGATGTGCTTGTTTACCTTAAGTAG
- the mce gene encoding methylmalonyl-CoA epimerase, whose protein sequence is MIRKIDHVGVAVKSLEEAVKTYEALGFGVEEIEEVAEQKVRVAMLPAGESRVELLEATSEDSAIAKFISSRGEGIHHIAVNVENIEEALNKAKEAGLRLIDEKPRVGAGGKKVAFVHPKSTHGVLLEFVEG, encoded by the coding sequence TTGATAAGGAAAATTGACCATGTTGGTGTTGCAGTAAAGAGCCTTGAAGAGGCTGTTAAGACATACGAGGCTCTTGGATTCGGGGTTGAGGAGATTGAGGAGGTGGCGGAGCAGAAAGTGAGAGTTGCGATGCTTCCCGCTGGAGAGAGCAGGGTGGAGCTTCTGGAAGCGACTTCTGAAGACAGCGCCATTGCCAAGTTCATCTCGTCGAGAGGAGAGGGGATTCACCACATTGCGGTTAATGTGGAGAACATTGAAGAGGCGCTGAACAAAGCCAAAGAGGCGGGACTGAGGCTAATCGACGAGAAGCCAAGAGTTGGAGCTGGCGGGAAAAAGGTTGCCTTCGTCCATCCGAAAAGCACGCACGGTGTTTTGCTGGAGTTTGTTGAGGGCTGA